In a genomic window of Variovorax paradoxus:
- a CDS encoding branched-chain amino acid ABC transporter permease: MFAEIFSFLYQFADVFAFLILSAAGLAVVFGMMGVINMAHGEFIMCGAYVTVGLVHGGLPLPLAQLCGTLAAGLIGMAVEWSLVRKLYKRPLDSLLATFGLSLIVTQGMLLVFGSTLAGVGTPEGSFSVGGYSFSVYRLVLFAAAVAVLGGIYLVFMRTRFGVHARATMQNASIAQATGVRVGRVYALSFGIGAGLAGLCGALYAPTMTLIPTMGAAFLVESFVTVVVGGANVLLGTAPAGILLAVIRTGLNGWGGQIVGQIGMLLAVIVVIRILPEGVSGWLARRTR, encoded by the coding sequence GTGTTCGCCGAAATCTTCTCCTTCCTCTACCAGTTCGCCGACGTGTTCGCGTTCCTCATCCTTTCCGCGGCCGGCCTGGCCGTGGTGTTCGGGATGATGGGCGTGATCAACATGGCGCACGGCGAGTTCATCATGTGCGGCGCCTACGTCACCGTGGGCCTGGTGCACGGCGGGCTGCCGCTGCCGCTCGCGCAGCTGTGCGGCACGCTCGCGGCCGGCCTGATCGGCATGGCCGTGGAGTGGAGCCTGGTGCGCAAGCTCTACAAGCGGCCGCTCGACTCGCTGCTCGCCACCTTCGGCCTGAGCCTGATCGTCACGCAGGGCATGCTGCTGGTGTTCGGCTCCACGCTCGCGGGCGTGGGCACGCCCGAGGGCAGCTTCAGCGTGGGTGGCTACAGCTTCTCGGTCTACCGGCTGGTGCTGTTCGCGGCCGCGGTGGCGGTGCTCGGCGGCATCTACCTGGTCTTCATGCGCACCCGCTTCGGCGTGCATGCGCGCGCCACCATGCAGAACGCCTCGATCGCGCAGGCCACCGGCGTGCGCGTGGGCCGCGTGTACGCGCTGAGCTTCGGCATCGGCGCCGGCCTCGCGGGGCTGTGCGGCGCGCTCTATGCGCCGACCATGACCCTGATCCCGACCATGGGCGCGGCCTTCCTGGTCGAGAGCTTCGTCACCGTGGTGGTGGGCGGCGCCAACGTGCTGCTGGGCACCGCGCCGGCCGGCATCCTGCTCGCGGTCATCCGCACCGGCCTCAACGGCTGGGGCGGCCAGATCGTGGGCCAGATCGGGATGCTGCTGGCGGTGATCGTGGTGATCCGCATCCTGCCCGAAGGGGTGTCGGGCTGGCTGGCCCGGCGCACCCGCTGA
- a CDS encoding ABC transporter permease, with protein sequence MFQLINGPQTLGASRVFWLPFLAVLVLVLAYPAVADSYDVGNMAYLLTWTFMAMGLCLVWGYGGMLSFGQTFFFGVAGYGYGVLATNLGGESGTTFLALVLALGLAALAAAVLGYFMIWGRVGGVFFGIVTLSATLVLAFFLGQTAGPEWHIGNARLNGFNGMKDMAPLNIPWFGGEPLFFEGVALYYLVVALILVVYLGLRILLNSRFGNVVVAVREDPQRAELLGYDVRKYQLATFVIGSALAGLSGVLYTSWGQFITPASIGLPAAAMPIVWVAFSGRGDITATLVGSFLVLWAFQALTVYSQQAALLLMGAMLLCTVMVAPQGFVIGVANAARRLFARRGAAKPAAPSKLPEATTAEVRA encoded by the coding sequence ATGTTCCAACTCATCAACGGGCCGCAGACGCTGGGCGCCAGCCGCGTCTTCTGGCTTCCCTTCCTCGCCGTGCTGGTCCTGGTGCTCGCATACCCGGCCGTCGCCGATTCGTACGACGTCGGCAACATGGCCTACCTGCTGACCTGGACCTTCATGGCCATGGGCCTGTGCCTGGTCTGGGGCTACGGCGGCATGCTGTCCTTCGGCCAGACCTTCTTCTTCGGCGTGGCCGGCTATGGCTATGGCGTGCTGGCCACCAACCTGGGCGGCGAGTCGGGCACCACCTTCCTCGCGCTGGTACTGGCCCTCGGCCTGGCCGCGCTGGCGGCGGCGGTGCTCGGCTACTTCATGATCTGGGGCCGCGTGGGCGGCGTGTTCTTCGGCATCGTCACGCTGTCGGCCACGCTGGTGCTGGCCTTCTTCCTCGGCCAGACGGCCGGGCCCGAATGGCACATCGGCAACGCGCGGCTCAACGGCTTCAACGGCATGAAGGACATGGCGCCGCTGAACATCCCGTGGTTCGGCGGCGAGCCGCTGTTCTTCGAGGGCGTGGCGCTGTACTACCTGGTGGTGGCGCTGATCCTCGTGGTCTACCTGGGCCTGCGCATCCTGCTGAACTCGCGCTTCGGCAACGTGGTGGTGGCGGTGCGCGAGGATCCGCAGCGCGCCGAGCTGCTCGGCTACGACGTGCGCAAGTACCAGCTCGCCACCTTCGTCATCGGCTCCGCGCTGGCGGGTCTGAGCGGCGTGCTCTACACCTCCTGGGGCCAGTTCATCACGCCCGCGAGCATCGGCCTGCCGGCTGCCGCGATGCCGATCGTCTGGGTCGCGTTCTCGGGCCGCGGCGACATCACGGCCACGCTGGTCGGTTCCTTCCTCGTGCTCTGGGCCTTCCAGGCGCTGACGGTCTACAGCCAGCAGGCGGCGCTGCTGCTGATGGGCGCGATGCTGCTGTGCACCGTGATGGTGGCGCCGCAGGGCTTCGTGATCGGCGTGGCGAACGCGGCGCGGCGGCTGTTCGCGCGGCGCGGCGCGGCCAAGCCTGCGGCGCCATCGAAGCTGCCCGAAGCCACGACCGCGGAGGTGCGCGCATGA
- a CDS encoding ABC transporter ATP-binding protein: protein MNEVLLQTHGLSKRFGGHAAVSEVDLSVRRGEIHCLIGPNGAGKSTLFKLIVGTHEASEGRIEFQGREVTDERPYQRVQQGMSIKMQAPSVFRELPVRQNIHIALQHHARLAELRREEDRLLELLDLAADADKPAGELAHGQQQWLEIGMALALKPVLLLMDEPTAGLSPEETFKTGELIQKLNAEGMTVLVVEHDMAFIRQIAQRVTVLHFGKVFAEGSIAEVIADPRVAEIYLGKTHEHH from the coding sequence ATGAACGAGGTCTTGTTGCAGACCCACGGCCTGTCGAAGCGCTTCGGCGGCCATGCGGCCGTGTCGGAGGTCGACCTCTCGGTGCGCCGCGGCGAGATCCATTGCCTGATCGGGCCCAACGGCGCGGGCAAGAGCACGCTGTTCAAGCTGATCGTCGGCACCCACGAAGCGAGCGAGGGCCGCATCGAATTCCAGGGCCGCGAGGTGACGGACGAGCGGCCCTACCAGCGCGTGCAGCAGGGGATGAGCATCAAGATGCAGGCGCCCAGCGTGTTCCGCGAACTGCCGGTGCGGCAGAACATCCACATCGCGCTGCAGCACCATGCGCGGCTGGCCGAACTGCGGCGCGAGGAGGACCGGCTGCTCGAGCTGCTGGACCTCGCGGCCGATGCTGACAAGCCCGCGGGCGAGCTGGCCCACGGCCAGCAGCAGTGGCTGGAGATCGGCATGGCGCTGGCGCTCAAGCCAGTGCTGCTGCTGATGGACGAGCCCACGGCCGGGCTGTCGCCCGAGGAGACCTTCAAGACCGGCGAGCTGATCCAGAAGCTCAATGCCGAGGGCATGACGGTGCTGGTGGTCGAGCACGACATGGCCTTCATCCGCCAGATCGCGCAGCGCGTGACCGTGCTGCATTTCGGCAAGGTGTTCGCCGAGGGCTCGATCGCCGAGGTGATCGCCGATCCGCGCGTGGCCGAGATCTACCTGGGGAAGACGCATGAACACCACTGA
- a CDS encoding ABC transporter ATP-binding protein, whose product MNTTETVLEIRGLQAGYGATPILQGVDLTVGKGEIVALIGRNGVGKTTTMRCLMGLLRTRGGGIRFLGRDIETLASDARARLGIGYVPQGREVFPRMTVAENLMVGELIGGPRGRKQPELVYQYFPRLAERRDQLAGTMSGGEQQQLAIGRALVGNPALMLLDEPSEGIQPSIVQLICDVLRAIRRDLGTTILFVEQNLDTILDVGERAYVMEKGRIVGRIEPGAMNAQAVREHLSL is encoded by the coding sequence ATGAACACCACTGAGACCGTGCTCGAGATCCGTGGCCTGCAGGCCGGCTATGGCGCCACGCCGATCCTCCAGGGTGTCGACCTGACGGTGGGCAAGGGCGAGATCGTGGCGCTGATCGGGCGCAACGGCGTGGGCAAGACCACCACCATGCGCTGCCTCATGGGCCTGCTGCGCACGCGCGGCGGCGGCATCCGCTTCCTGGGGCGCGACATCGAGACCCTGGCCAGCGATGCGCGCGCGCGGCTGGGCATCGGCTACGTGCCGCAGGGGCGCGAGGTGTTCCCGCGCATGACGGTGGCCGAGAACCTGATGGTCGGCGAGCTGATCGGCGGCCCGCGCGGCCGCAAGCAGCCCGAGCTGGTCTACCAGTACTTCCCGCGCCTGGCCGAGCGGCGCGACCAGCTCGCGGGCACCATGTCGGGCGGCGAGCAGCAGCAGCTCGCCATCGGCCGCGCGCTGGTGGGCAACCCGGCGCTGATGCTGCTCGACGAACCCTCGGAAGGCATCCAGCCCTCGATCGTGCAGCTGATCTGCGACGTGCTGCGCGCGATCCGGCGCGACCTCGGCACCACCATCCTCTTCGTCGAGCAGAACCTCGACACCATCCTCGACGTGGGCGAGCGCGCCTATGTGATGGAGAAGGGCCGCATCGTCGGGCGCATCGAGCCCGGCGCCATGAACGCGCAGGCGGTGCGCGAGCACCTCTCGCTGTGA
- a CDS encoding acetamidase/formamidase family protein, giving the protein MSWLERSIMQTRGEGRSRSVATHELTEAKQGTYHFTIGPYTQPVLTVKPGDRIVVETRDAFDGKVKTEQDLPSKVLTMPFVNPQNGPIMVEGAEPGDAIAVHIESMAPRGPNPRGTCCMIPDFGALSGTAFTALLNQPLPETVRKIDVDEEGVYWSKRVTLPYRPHIGTLSCSPELDSINSLTPDQHGGNMDLPDMGPGSITYLPVRTPGGRLFIGDAHACQGDGEVCGTAVEYPSLTTIRVDLIKGWKLEWPRLETEAMIMAIGSARPLEDATRIAYKELVLWMEAEYGYDRWDAYMMLSQCGKVRLGNFVDPKYTVGAGISKEYLAP; this is encoded by the coding sequence ATGAGCTGGCTCGAACGATCGATCATGCAGACGCGCGGCGAGGGCCGCAGCCGTAGCGTGGCCACCCACGAACTCACCGAGGCGAAGCAGGGCACCTACCACTTCACCATCGGCCCCTACACCCAGCCCGTGCTGACGGTGAAGCCCGGCGACCGCATCGTGGTCGAGACGCGCGATGCCTTCGACGGCAAGGTCAAGACCGAGCAGGACCTGCCCTCGAAGGTGCTGACCATGCCCTTCGTCAATCCGCAGAACGGCCCGATCATGGTCGAGGGCGCCGAGCCCGGCGACGCGATCGCGGTGCACATCGAATCGATGGCGCCGCGCGGACCCAACCCGCGCGGCACCTGCTGCATGATCCCGGACTTCGGCGCGCTGAGCGGCACCGCCTTCACCGCGCTGCTCAACCAGCCGCTGCCCGAGACCGTGCGCAAGATCGACGTGGACGAGGAGGGCGTGTACTGGAGCAAGCGCGTCACCCTGCCGTACCGCCCGCACATCGGCACCCTGAGCTGCTCGCCCGAGCTCGATTCCATCAACAGCCTCACGCCCGACCAGCACGGCGGCAACATGGACCTGCCCGACATGGGCCCGGGCAGCATCACCTACCTGCCGGTGCGCACGCCGGGCGGGCGGCTGTTCATCGGCGACGCCCACGCCTGCCAGGGCGACGGCGAGGTCTGCGGCACCGCGGTCGAGTACCCGAGCCTCACGACCATCCGCGTCGACCTGATCAAGGGCTGGAAGCTCGAGTGGCCGCGGCTGGAGACCGAGGCCATGATCATGGCCATCGGCAGCGCCCGCCCGCTCGAGGACGCCACCCGCATCGCCTACAAGGAACTGGTGCTGTGGATGGAGGCCGAGTACGGCTACGACCGCTGGGACGCCTACATGATGCTGAGCCAGTGCGGCAAGGTGCGGCTGGGCAACTTCGTGGATCCGAAGTACACGGTGGGGGCGGGGATCTCGAAGGAGTATCTGGCGCCCTGA
- a CDS encoding LysR family transcriptional regulator, with amino-acid sequence MDAKTHHLVRKLRLRHLELLAALSETATMRGAAARLHLSQPAISKMLGEIEGCFGARLFERSHQGIHANALGASAVFRARAVLNELARATEDVDALQGGAAAVLRVGAPSVTATIPAAIAELRRRVPGAAVLLREGRVHELIERLLEGELDCVFGAITPELSASDIAPRLEPVVLLEDELCVLASTAHPGNDDGARRKLRWADLAQASWVLPPRETLVRQAFMTAFLNDGATPPMPVVEALSSVTVGAVLRRDPSLLCAVRLEHAIDEIARGGVRRLAVAPKVSLPSFGLFLRRDGMERPPILAEFAEAVRRGAATMAPKRRARPAA; translated from the coding sequence ATGGACGCCAAGACCCACCATCTCGTGCGCAAGCTGCGCCTGCGGCACCTCGAGCTGCTCGCCGCGCTCTCCGAGACCGCCACCATGCGCGGCGCGGCGGCACGACTGCACCTGAGCCAGCCCGCGATCAGCAAGATGCTCGGCGAGATCGAGGGCTGCTTCGGCGCGCGGCTGTTCGAGCGCAGCCACCAGGGCATCCACGCCAACGCGCTGGGCGCGAGCGCCGTGTTCCGCGCGCGGGCGGTGCTCAACGAACTCGCGCGCGCCACCGAGGACGTCGACGCGCTGCAGGGCGGCGCCGCGGCGGTGCTGCGGGTCGGCGCGCCCTCCGTCACCGCCACCATCCCGGCCGCCATCGCCGAGCTGCGCCGACGCGTGCCGGGCGCCGCCGTGCTGCTGCGCGAGGGCCGCGTCCACGAACTGATCGAGCGGCTGCTCGAGGGCGAGCTCGACTGCGTCTTCGGCGCCATCACGCCCGAGCTGTCCGCGAGCGACATCGCGCCGCGGCTCGAGCCCGTGGTGCTGCTCGAGGACGAACTCTGCGTGCTTGCCTCCACCGCTCACCCCGGCAACGACGACGGCGCCCGGCGCAAGCTGCGCTGGGCCGACCTGGCCCAGGCCTCCTGGGTGCTGCCGCCGCGCGAGACGCTGGTGCGTCAGGCCTTCATGACGGCCTTCCTCAACGATGGCGCGACGCCGCCGATGCCGGTCGTCGAGGCCCTGTCGTCGGTCACGGTCGGCGCGGTGCTGCGGCGCGATCCGTCGCTGCTGTGCGCGGTGCGGCTGGAGCATGCGATCGACGAGATCGCGCGCGGCGGCGTGCGGCGGCTCGCCGTCGCGCCGAAGGTGAGCCTGCCGTCCTTCGGCCTGTTCCTGCGCCGCGACGGCATGGAGCGCCCGCCGATCCTGGCCGAGTTCGCCGAGGCGGTGCGGCGCGGGGCCGCGACGATGGCGCCGAAGCGGCGCGCCAGGCCCGCGGCCTGA
- a CDS encoding CoA transferase — MNTETTTDTTTETTGPAAPLAGVRVIDMGQYIAGPGAAMVLAELGAEVIKIEPIAGDQARHIGRYGESMIRAYSRGKRSIALDLKSEAGRAVAWRLIEGSDVLIQNLRPGAVEALGFGPEPVRERFPKLIYLSISGFGSRGPSSARPGYDVAAQAESGLMSVTGEPDRLPQKVGVPVIDAAAGHLGAQAVLAALYGRTRTGRGETLRTSLLEVALHLQATTWCDYLGGAPEPTRIGDGQPNNAPAAEVVPTRDGHIVLSAYADEHWARFCRVVGREALADDPRFRSNALRVRHRAELRAVLRECLSAFTSEECVALLSRNQIVVGAVRSYRQVLDSEDVQASGMLVDAVAADGSRYPSLALPYSLGDAPRARPRAASACGADTDEVLGALGFGAQEIAQLRRDGAVA, encoded by the coding sequence ATGAACACCGAGACAACGACCGATACAACGACCGAGACAACCGGCCCCGCGGCACCGCTGGCGGGCGTGCGCGTGATCGACATGGGGCAGTACATCGCCGGCCCGGGCGCGGCGATGGTGCTGGCCGAGCTGGGCGCCGAGGTCATCAAGATCGAGCCGATCGCGGGCGACCAGGCGCGCCACATCGGGCGCTACGGCGAGTCGATGATCCGGGCCTACAGCCGCGGCAAGCGCTCGATCGCGCTCGACCTCAAGAGCGAGGCCGGGCGCGCGGTCGCATGGCGGCTGATCGAGGGCAGCGACGTGCTGATCCAGAACCTGCGCCCGGGCGCGGTGGAAGCCCTGGGCTTCGGGCCGGAGCCGGTGCGCGAGCGCTTCCCGAAGCTGATCTACCTCTCGATCTCGGGCTTCGGCAGCCGCGGGCCCTCGAGCGCGCGTCCCGGTTACGACGTGGCCGCGCAGGCCGAGAGCGGGCTGATGTCGGTGACGGGCGAGCCGGACCGGCTGCCGCAGAAGGTGGGCGTGCCGGTCATCGACGCGGCCGCGGGGCACCTGGGCGCGCAGGCGGTGCTGGCGGCGCTCTATGGCCGCACGCGCACCGGCCGGGGCGAGACGCTGCGCACCTCGCTGCTGGAGGTGGCGCTGCACCTGCAGGCCACCACCTGGTGCGACTACCTGGGCGGCGCGCCCGAGCCGACGCGCATCGGCGACGGCCAGCCGAACAACGCGCCGGCCGCGGAGGTGGTGCCCACGCGCGACGGGCACATCGTGCTGTCGGCCTATGCGGACGAGCACTGGGCGCGCTTCTGCCGCGTCGTGGGGCGCGAGGCGCTCGCGGACGATCCGCGCTTTCGCAGCAACGCGCTGCGCGTGCGGCACCGCGCCGAGCTGCGCGCGGTGCTGCGCGAATGCCTGTCCGCGTTCACGAGCGAGGAGTGCGTGGCGCTGCTGAGCCGCAACCAGATCGTCGTCGGCGCGGTGCGCAGCTACCGGCAGGTGCTCGACAGCGAGGACGTGCAGGCCAGCGGCATGCTGGTCGACGCGGTCGCGGCCGACGGCAGCCGCTACCCCTCGCTCGCCTTGCCCTACAGCCTGGGCGACGCGCCGCGCGCCCGGCCGCGCGCCGCCTCCGCCTGCGGCGCGGACACCGACGAGGTGCTGGGCGCGCTGGGCTTCGGCGCGCAGGAAATCGCTCAACTGCGCCGCGACGGCGCCGTGGCCTGA
- a CDS encoding DUF1254 domain-containing protein: MDLFTHPDEAAVVQTLPLFEMMRMRAATTARCHPRLGFAATEPGTGMRWVNQFTHTHRRLGPEDREVVSPNNDTVYSNAWLDLREGPVVIESPDMGERYWTLGLLDAWTNPFAYVGRRTTGNRAQRTLVHAPGWRGAVPEGITHTIRAAGDDVWLIGRILVEDDGADAERVRALQAGLRLVRLDGADAAMRVDTVLDGRDTRIPAPELYRQVVEAALRRNPVPEGERLAWPPAAGALEAALPAVYEGLRNAGQPHDLGGGWAIPVLVRTHWGDDLPTRARIARNFIGALGIDEAMYPTAEVDARGEPLDGSRCYELRFAPGRVPKVGAFWSLTMYRRSDCLFVANPIARYSIGDRTPGLCHEADGSLAIRLQADDPGPGMNWLPAPRDERFYVVLRLYQPHADHLALRFDYPPIRQA; the protein is encoded by the coding sequence ATGGACCTGTTCACACACCCCGACGAAGCCGCGGTCGTCCAGACGCTGCCGCTGTTCGAGATGATGCGCATGCGCGCCGCGACCACCGCGCGCTGCCATCCACGACTGGGCTTCGCCGCGACGGAACCGGGCACCGGCATGCGCTGGGTCAACCAGTTCACCCACACGCACCGCCGCCTCGGACCCGAGGACCGGGAGGTGGTGAGCCCGAACAACGACACCGTCTACAGCAACGCCTGGCTCGACCTCCGCGAGGGGCCGGTGGTCATCGAGTCGCCCGACATGGGCGAGCGCTACTGGACCCTCGGGCTGCTCGATGCCTGGACCAACCCCTTCGCCTACGTGGGGCGGCGCACCACCGGCAACCGGGCGCAGCGCACGCTGGTCCATGCGCCGGGCTGGCGCGGCGCCGTGCCCGAGGGCATCACGCACACGATCCGCGCGGCGGGCGACGACGTCTGGCTGATCGGCCGCATCCTCGTGGAGGACGACGGCGCCGATGCCGAGCGCGTGCGCGCATTGCAGGCGGGCCTGCGGCTCGTGCGGCTCGATGGCGCGGACGCTGCGATGCGCGTGGACACCGTGCTCGACGGCCGCGACACGCGCATCCCCGCGCCCGAGCTGTATCGACAGGTCGTGGAGGCCGCGCTGCGGCGCAATCCCGTGCCCGAGGGCGAGCGGCTCGCATGGCCGCCCGCGGCCGGCGCGCTCGAGGCCGCATTGCCGGCCGTCTACGAAGGCCTGCGCAACGCCGGCCAGCCGCACGACCTCGGCGGCGGCTGGGCCATCCCGGTCTTGGTGCGCACGCACTGGGGCGACGATCTGCCGACGCGCGCGCGCATCGCGCGCAACTTCATCGGCGCGCTCGGCATCGATGAGGCGATGTACCCGACGGCCGAGGTCGACGCGCGGGGCGAGCCGCTTGACGGCTCGCGGTGCTACGAGCTGCGCTTCGCGCCGGGCCGGGTGCCGAAGGTGGGCGCCTTCTGGTCGCTCACGATGTACCGGCGCAGCGACTGCCTGTTCGTGGCCAACCCGATCGCGCGCTATTCGATCGGCGACCGCACGCCGGGCCTGTGCCACGAGGCCGACGGCAGCCTCGCGATCCGGCTGCAGGCCGACGATCCCGGGCCGGGCATGAACTGGCTGCCCGCGCCGCGCGACGAGCGGTTCTATGTGGTGCTGAGGCTCTATCAGCCGCATGCCGACCATCTAGCGCTGCGCTTCGACTATCCGCCGATCCGGCAGGCTTGA
- a CDS encoding tripartite tricarboxylate transporter substrate binding protein, protein MTTLNRRHLLAAAAGLALPWSAPAFAQAWPARPIRMISPYGAGGSNDILTRVLGDFLGRRLGQGIVVENKAGAGTRIANDFVAKAPPDGYTLLHAAAPIAIGEALYKDLPYDVHRSFAAIASTAIAPLFLVVNAQAPYKTLAEFVKHAKAQPGGATFGSPGAGSAPHLTAELLLRAAGAKGVVVQYRGDAPAYTELLAGRIDATLTAISTAVPHIQAGKLRVLGVANEERSPLYPDAPTLHEQGLPSVVGYGWYGMLAPAGTPAAIVERLNAEINAAVADADVRRKAEAAGLQLRGGSAAEFSAFIGSETRKWAQIIKAANITAE, encoded by the coding sequence ATGACGACCCTGAACCGCCGCCACCTTCTCGCCGCGGCCGCCGGCCTGGCGCTGCCCTGGAGCGCACCGGCTTTCGCGCAGGCCTGGCCCGCGCGGCCGATCCGCATGATCTCGCCCTATGGCGCGGGCGGCTCCAACGACATCCTCACGCGCGTGCTCGGCGACTTCCTCGGGCGCCGGCTGGGCCAGGGCATCGTGGTCGAGAACAAGGCGGGCGCGGGCACGCGCATCGCCAACGACTTCGTGGCCAAGGCGCCGCCCGACGGCTACACGCTGCTGCATGCCGCCGCGCCGATCGCCATCGGCGAGGCGCTGTACAAGGACCTGCCGTACGACGTGCACAGGAGCTTCGCCGCCATCGCCAGCACCGCGATCGCGCCGCTGTTCCTGGTGGTCAATGCCCAGGCGCCCTACAAGACGTTGGCCGAGTTCGTGAAGCACGCGAAGGCGCAGCCCGGGGGCGCGACCTTCGGCTCGCCGGGCGCGGGCTCGGCGCCGCACCTGACGGCCGAGCTGCTGCTGCGCGCCGCGGGCGCCAAGGGCGTGGTGGTGCAGTACCGCGGCGACGCACCGGCCTACACCGAGCTGCTGGCCGGGCGCATCGACGCCACCCTGACCGCCATCTCGACCGCGGTGCCGCACATCCAGGCCGGCAAGCTGCGGGTGCTGGGCGTGGCCAACGAGGAGCGTTCGCCGCTGTACCCCGATGCGCCGACCCTGCACGAGCAGGGCCTGCCCTCGGTGGTGGGCTACGGCTGGTACGGCATGCTGGCGCCCGCGGGCACGCCGGCCGCGATCGTCGAGCGCCTGAATGCCGAGATCAACGCGGCCGTGGCCGACGCGGACGTGCGCCGCAAGGCCGAGGCGGCAGGACTGCAACTGCGTGGCGGCAGCGCCGCAGAGTTCAGCGCGTTCATCGGCAGCGAGACGCGCAAGTGGGCCCAGATCATCAAGGCCGCGAACATCACGGCGGAGTGA
- a CDS encoding molybdopterin molybdotransferase MoeA, whose protein sequence is MGRIADIAAGLAGHDPQDLGVDGVRGFIERLVEGAVVAQHEQLGLRQALGRVLAEDIVSPVSVPPHDNSAMDGFAFDGALLRDDAPSDASVSLRIVGTALAGATWRGALAAGDAVRIMTGAVMPTGLDTVIPQEFCRVEDDRLSFPARVVRRGDNRRLAGEDLMQGQPALRRGQRLSPAALGMVASLGLTGVPVLRRLRVACLSTGDEILEVGDAPREGAVYDSNRYTVTALLERLGCEVIDLGLVRDDPASLAAAVQRAAREADAIVTSGGVSAGAADHTRDVMRQLGDIAFWRVAMRPGRPMAVGLIPREPQGSESAVLFGLPGNPVAVMVTFLAFVRPALLRMMGCHAAAAAHPPLLRARSLGPIRKKPGRTEYQRGFVQSVPGALPEVRVALNQGSGVLSSMVEANGLVVLHHDQGPVAAGDEVDVMMFDGIV, encoded by the coding sequence ATGGGCCGCATCGCCGACATCGCCGCCGGCCTCGCCGGCCACGACCCCCAGGACCTCGGCGTCGACGGCGTGCGCGGCTTCATCGAGCGGCTGGTCGAGGGCGCCGTCGTCGCGCAGCATGAACAGCTCGGCCTGCGCCAGGCGCTCGGGCGGGTGCTGGCCGAGGACATCGTCTCGCCCGTCAGCGTGCCGCCGCACGACAACTCCGCCATGGACGGCTTCGCCTTCGACGGCGCGCTGCTGCGCGACGACGCGCCCAGCGATGCCTCGGTCTCGCTGCGCATCGTCGGCACCGCGCTGGCCGGCGCCACCTGGCGCGGCGCGCTGGCCGCGGGCGACGCGGTGCGCATCATGACCGGCGCCGTCATGCCCACCGGGCTCGACACCGTGATCCCGCAGGAGTTCTGCCGCGTCGAGGACGATCGCCTGAGCTTCCCCGCGCGCGTGGTGCGCCGCGGCGACAACCGCCGCCTCGCGGGCGAGGACCTGATGCAGGGCCAGCCCGCGCTGCGCCGCGGCCAGCGGTTGTCGCCCGCCGCGCTCGGCATGGTCGCGAGCCTGGGCCTGACCGGCGTGCCGGTGCTGCGCCGGCTGCGCGTGGCCTGCCTGTCGACCGGCGACGAGATCCTCGAGGTCGGCGACGCGCCGCGCGAGGGCGCGGTCTACGACAGCAACCGCTACACCGTCACCGCCCTGCTCGAGCGGCTGGGCTGCGAGGTGATCGACCTCGGCCTGGTGCGCGACGATCCCGCTTCGCTGGCGGCGGCCGTGCAGCGCGCCGCGCGCGAGGCCGATGCCATCGTCACCAGCGGCGGCGTCAGCGCCGGCGCGGCCGACCACACGCGCGACGTGATGCGGCAGCTCGGCGACATCGCCTTCTGGCGCGTCGCGATGCGTCCGGGCCGGCCGATGGCCGTGGGCCTGATCCCGCGCGAGCCCCAGGGCTCGGAATCCGCCGTGCTGTTCGGCCTGCCCGGCAATCCGGTCGCCGTGATGGTCACCTTCCTCGCCTTCGTGCGGCCCGCGTTGCTGCGCATGATGGGCTGCCATGCCGCCGCTGCCGCGCACCCGCCGCTGCTGCGCGCGCGCAGCCTCGGGCCGATCCGCAAGAAGCCGGGCCGCACCGAGTACCAGCGCGGCTTCGTGCAGTCGGTGCCCGGTGCGCTGCCCGAGGTGCGGGTGGCGCTCAACCAGGGCTCGGGCGTGCTCAGCTCGATGGTCGAGGCCAACGGGCTCGTGGTGCTGCACCACGACCAGGGCCCGGTGGCCGCGGGCGACGAGGTCGACGTGATGATGTTCGACGGGATCGTCTAG